A stretch of DNA from Flavobacteriales bacterium:
CAGGTTGTGCGAGATCGTGGCGTTCTTCACGAGGAAGTAAAAGTGCGGGACATCATGACACCGCGTGATCGATTGGAGGTGCTCGACATGAAGGACGTCCGTGCAGCCGAAGTGGGGCATGTGGTGGCCACATTGCAGTGGGCAGGCCGACAGCATGCCCTTGTCGCCGAAGAAGACATGTCGGGCCGACAGATGGTGAGAGGAATTTTCTCCACGACTCAAATTTCCCAGCAGTTGGGCGTAACGATCAGTTCCACTTTGATCGCATCCACCTTTGCTGAGATAGAGGCTGTCATCGCCCACTGAAAGACTCGACAGTGCGGAGTATCATTGCTTTCCGAATTGGATGGAGTGATGCGGAATGCCCGGTTGGAAGGCGATCAAGCTTGTTACCGTCGTCGTTTTGATCTTTGTGCCCAAAGTGGTGTGGGCGGAATTCTACGGAGACAAAAAGTACGGCGAGTATTACGAAGAGGAAAAAGTCTGGGTTGAGACCAAGGCAGTGCTGCCAGAGATTCCCAAGATGGAGAGTCTTGTCGAATACTATGTCAGTGTCGCCTCCTCGAACAAATACTATATTGCGCCCCAGACCATCAGTATTGCCGCAGACGGGGTCGTCCGCTATGCGGCAGCAGTGAAAACGCCAAATGGCGTC
This window harbors:
- a CDS encoding CBS domain-containing protein; the protein is MTDLKHVQVVTIGPDATLVSADKAMARNTVRSLLVADEKRCILGIITSTDILGEKPMQVVRDRGVLHEEVKVRDIMTPRDRLEVLDMKDVRAAEVGHVVATLQWAGRQHALVAEEDMSGRQMVRGIFSTTQISQQLGVTISSTLIASTFAEIEAVIAH
- a CDS encoding CNP1-like family protein, translated to MPGWKAIKLVTVVVLIFVPKVVWAEFYGDKKYGEYYEEEKVWVETKAVLPEIPKMESLVEYYVSVASSNKYYIAPQTISIAADGVVRYAAAVKTPNGVLNLSYEGLRCATKEFRLYAFGHSDGTWGKSRNEHWRAVRRGSYQATLFNEYFCPRGVVIFSPGEGADALRQGGHPLTK